One segment of Alnus glutinosa chromosome 2, dhAlnGlut1.1, whole genome shotgun sequence DNA contains the following:
- the LOC133859118 gene encoding receptor-like protein 7, with translation MQPLCHHDESSALLQFKESFIINKSASFFDLPTCDQKVASWTVEGDKSDCCSWAGIECDEDTGHVIGLHLSSSCLFGSIHSTSSLFHLVHLQSLNLSNNDFNGSHIPSQVRDLSRLIDLDLHSSHFVGQIPLEISQLSHLSSLDLSYNDPLELKKTSLRSLVRNLTRLQTLDLSRVNISSTVPNILTNLSSLKSLSLVDCGLHGEFPVGIFKLSNLRFLSVRENNGLTGYLPSFTWSSPLETLDLSFTSFSGELPASMGNLGFLTKMIMPGCNFSGYIPSSLGNLTKLIYLDLSDNAFVGKVPPSIGNLLQLSFLDISKNQLTGSVPFELLNLPQLSAIYLSNNLLSVEMHFELLNETQLIALDLSSNRLTGSITFVPTNLTQLCFLDLSANEFHGQVSNSLFNLKNLVVLDLSENYLNGIVEFDEFVKLNYLTVLDISGNELLLVTTETDANATRQNFVALGFSSCNLSEFPNFLRNQDQLVYLNMSNNKIHGQVPEWMWNTSFISLGFLDLSNNFLKGFGQHPFFLPNATLDFLDLSFNLLQGSLPIPSAGTHFFYISNNSLTGVVPELFCNLSSLVVLDLANNNLSGSLPRCLDSFGADLSVLDLRSNKFQGSIPESWINGASLVMINFSQNKFQGHLPRSLANCTMLKVLDLRDNQFIDIFPFWLGHLPNLEVLILRSNKFKGPVGTPQTYLKFSNMRILDISNNDFIGKLPLRLFENWKARKFENVHPFTYIHEDGGFILGEGFRRGLDIPHGYTYSMMMTNKGKNLFYEKVPEIFTAIDFSSNKFVGEIPEYIETLKGVQLLNLSNNNLTGHIPLSLGKLTELEALDLSHNKLSGEILQQLTQLTFLAFFNVSHNNLTGLIPQGKQFETFENNSFEGNPGLCGRPLTRKCVNSSQPPILDESQDSGSPFEFGWKIVVIGYGFGFVFGVIIGPIVIARKQDWLMKTFRIRPPSRRRRRN, from the coding sequence ATGCAACCCCTGTGCCATCATGATGAAAGCTCTGCCTTGTTGCAATTCAAGGAAAGCTTTATCATCAACAAATCTGCATCTTTTTTTGACCTTCCGACTTGTGATCAAAAGGTTGCGTCTTGGACAGTAGAAGGTGACAAAAGTGATTGCTGCTCATGGGCTGGGATAGAGTGCGATGAAGACACTGGTCATGTAATTGGCCTCCACCTCAGTAGCAGCTGTCTATTTGGTTCTATTCACTCCACCAGTAGCCTTTTTCACCTTGTTCACCTCCAAAGCCTTAACCTTTCCAACAATGACTTTAACGGCTCTCATATCCCATCCCAGGTACGTGATCTTTCAAGACTAATAGATCTCGATCTCCATTCATCTCATTTTGTTGGTCAAATCCCGTTAGAAATTTCACAATTGTCGCACCTGTCATCCCTCGATTTGTCTTATAATGATCCATTGGAACTCAAAAAGACCAGCCTAAGAAGCCTAGTTCGAAATTTGACCCGCCTACAAACGCTTGATTTGAGTAGGGTGAACATTAGCTCTACGGTGCCtaatattttgacaaatttgtcttctttaaagtCCCTCTCTCTTGTTGATTGTGGTTTGCATGGGGAATTTCCAGTAGGCATCTTCAAGCTATCAAATTTACGGTTTCTTTCTGTACGTGAAAATAATGGCCTCACCGGTTATTTGCCTAGCTTTACATGGAGTAGTCCGCTTGAGACATTGGATCTCTCATTCACGAGTTTCTCAGGTGAGCTACCCGCTTCCATGGGAAACCTTGGCTTCCTGACTAAGATGATTATGCCGGGTTGCAATTTCTCGGGGTACATTCCATCTTCACTTGGTAACCTCACTAAACTCATTTATCTTGACCTTTCAGATAACGCTTTCGTGGGTAAAGTCCCACCTTCTATTGGAAACCTTCTTCAACTCTCTTTTCTAGACATTTCCAAAAATCAATTGACTGGTTCTGTCCCTTTTGAACTTCTAAACTTGCCACAACTGTCGGCCATTTATTTGTCCAATAATCTTTTGAGTGTTGAAATGCATTTTGAGCTTTTGAACGAGACACAGTTGATCGCCCTTGACCTGAGCAGCAATCGGTTAACTGGTTCAATTACTTTTGTGCCTACAAACCTCACACAATTATGTTTCTTGGACCTTTCAGCCAACGAGTTTCACGGTCAAGTTTCAAACTCACTCTTCAACCTCAAGAATCTTGTAGTTCTTGATCTTTCTGAGAACTACCTTAACGGCATTGTGGAGTTTGATGAGTTTGTTAAGCTCAATTATTTAACTGTATTGGATATTTCTGGTAATGAATTGTTGTTAGTTACTACAGAAACTGATGCCAATGCAACTCGTCAAAATTTTGTTGCTTTAGGATTTTCTTCATGCAACTTGAGCGAGTTTCCGAATTTCCTAAGAAACCAAGATCAATTGGTGTATTTAAACATGTCCAACAACAAGATTCATGGACAAGTCCCAGAATGGATGTGGAACACAAGCTTTATAAGTCTAGGATTTCTTGATCTTTCTAACAACTTTCTCAAAGGCTTTGGTCAACAtccattttttcttccaaatgcCACTCTAGATTTTCTTGATCTCAGTTTCAATTTGCTCCAAGGATCGCTTCCTATTCCATCAGCGggcactcattttttttatatttcaaacaACTCATTGACTGGAGTTGTACCAGAATTGTTTTGCAATCTCAGTTCTCTTGTAGTCCTTGATTTGGCTAATAACAACTTAAGTGGCTCACTTCCTCGATGCTTGGACAGCTTTGGTGCTGATCTTTCAGTACTTGATCTGCGGTCTAACAAATTTCAAGGAAGCATTCCAGAAAGTTGGATAAATGGAGCCAGCTTGGTGATGATAAATTTCAGTCAAAACAAATTCCAAGGGCATTTACCGAGATCGCTAGCCAACTGCACGATGCTAAAGGTCCTTGATCTTCGAGATAACCAATTCATTGATATATTTCCATTTTGGTTGGGACATCTTCCAAATTTAGAGGTCCTCATTTTACGGTCAAACAAATTCAAAGGTCCAGTCGGGACACCTCAAACTTATTTGAAGTTCTCCAACATGCGAATCCTTGACATCTCCAATAATGATTTTATAGGAAAGCTGCCATTAAGACTTTTTGAAAATTGGAAGGccagaaaatttgagaatgtgcATCCCTTCACATATATTCATGAAGATGGAGGCTTCATACTAGGAGAAGGTTTTCGTCGGGGTTTGGATATTCCTCATGGTTATACTTACTCTATGATGATGACAAACAAAGGCAAGAATCTTTTCTACGAGAAGGTCCCAGAAATATTCACAGCTATTGATTTCTCAAGCAACAAATTTGTCGGTGAGATCCCAGAATATATTGAAACTTTAAAGGGAGTTCAGTTGCTCAATCTTTCTAATAACAATCTCACCGGTCACATCCCCTTGTCTTTAGGAAAACTTACAGAGTTGGAAGCATTGGATCTTTCTCATAATAAATTGTCAGGAGAGATTCTACAGCAGCTAACACAACTTACTTTCTTAGCATTTTTCAATGTTTCTCATAATAATCTCACAGGACTTATACCAC